Part of the Chitinophaga parva genome is shown below.
ATACCCATACACACTTTGACCACATTTTCGGCAATACGCTTATAGCGAAGACCTTTGGACTGAAGCCTGCCTTTCATGCAGCAGACCAGCCGGTGTTTGACCGGGCCACGGAAGTGGGTGTGATGTACAACATCCCGTTTGAGCCTTCTGTGCCTCCGGGCCGCTACCTGGAAACCGGCGAGCGCATACCCTTTGGTGATGCGGAGCTGGAGGTGCTTTTCACCCCCGGACATTCGCCTGGCAGTGTATCATTCTATTGTGAAAAGGAAAAGTTTGTGATAGGCGGGGATGTGCTGTTTTACCAGAGCATTGGCCGCACAGATCTGCCTTACGGCGATCATGAAACGTTACTCACCAGCATCCGGGAGCAGCTGTTTACCTTACCGGACGATGTAAAGGTTTTTCCCGGCCACGGACCGGCTACTACCATCGGGTTTGAGAAAAAGTACAACCCTTTCCTGCAGGGATAATGCGCGAGTGGTATTTCCGGGCCTTCAGCCATCTAACGTATAATTAACAATGAGCGGTATACATTGGATTAAATATCAATTTATATAATATGAATAGGGCAATGGCGGGTGTCACCACCCGCCATTTTGCTACAATTTACCGATGTATTTGCCCACAAACGGGAGTTTGGCAAATTCTCTTTTCTCCATTTTCAGTACAAACCAAAGATAAGCAAAGAAGAACAGCAGGCCGGTGCCCAGGGTGGCCGGGGTAAGGGCGTATGGAGCGCCGGGTGAAAGCAGGTGGTTGGTAAGCCATGCAAAGAAATAATACACCACCACGGCGCTCCCGATGTAAGTGAGGATGCGGGGCAGGTGGTAAGGCACGGGGTAATATTTTTGCCCCAGGGCCCAGCAGATCACCATCTGGACCAGGTAGCACACCATGGTGGCCAGCGCCGCGCCAAAATAGCCCATCCTGGGTATCCACCATGCATTACAGCCCCAGGCCAGCAGCGCGGTAATAATGGTGATGGCCGCCCCGGTGCGGGTACGGTCTGTGATCTTGAACCAGATGGTAAGGTTATAATAAATGCCCAGGAATACATTGGCCAGCAATAATACCGGTACAATGAAAAGCCCCTGCTGGTAAAACTTGTTCTTTACCAGGAATATTTTCCAGATGTCCAGGAAGAGGCTCACAAAGAGGAACATCACACAAAGCAGCACCACGAAGAGTTTCATGATACGGGCATACACCTTCTGTGGGTTCTGGCCCTCCGATTGTTTAAAGAAGAAAGGCTCTGCCCCCATCTTAAACGCCTGTATGAACATGGTGATGAAGATGGCCATCTTGTAATTGGCGCTGTAAATAGACAGCGCCTCCTGCTTTTCATGCAGGGGCATGTGCAGGTAGGTGGGCAGGAACCAGGCACGGTCCAGGGTTTCATTGACCATACCGGCCAGGCCAAACACCACCAGGGGCAGGGAGTATTGCAGTAGTTGCTTCCACAGCGGCCAGTTGATCTTCCAGTCTATCTTCAGGATCTGGGGCAGGAAGAGCAGAAGGGTCATGCCGCTGCCCATTACATTGGCCAGGTAAATGTAGCCGATCTGCTCACCGCCGGTGGTGGGATGGGGCATGAAAGGCACCCCGCTGGCGTGCAGCTTGGGCCCCAGCCACAGGAAAAATACGTTGAAGAAAATATTGGTAAGGATATTGGCAATGCGGATAATGGCATAGCGCACCGGGCGCCCGTCCAGGCGCAGCTGCGCATAGGGAATGGCCGTTACGGCATCAAAACACAGCACCAGGACAATGTACAGGTAGTAGCTGGGATGCCCGGTAAGCCCGGCCATCACGCCCTGGGGAGAATTGATCACCGGGGTGCGCACCAGCATGAACAGGATGAAGGCAATGGTGGAACTGGCAATGAGGGAGATCATGGAAGTGCTGAGCACCGCTCTTTCCTGGCCCTGCTTGGCAAAGCGGAAGAAAGTGGTCTCCATCCCATAAGTGAGGATCACATTGATAAAGGTAATGTAGGCGTATACGCTGGACATGGCCCCGAAAGACACGGTGTCCATCAACACCAGCAAATAAAATGGGGTAAGTAAGAGATTTAAAAACTTGCTGATTATGTTGCTTATTCCGTAAAAAACCGTCTGACCCGCCAGTTGTTTGATGCTCAATTCCCTAAAGTTTTGATCAAAGTTACTTTATTCCCCCGGATAGCCCCGGCGGTTCTGCTTTTTCTCACTCAGCCTGCGCTTAAAGTCCAGGCGCTTTTCCTTCACGGCTTTACTGGGTTTGGTGGCCACCCGCTTCTTCACGGGGGTAA
Proteins encoded:
- a CDS encoding MBL fold metallo-hydrolase, with amino-acid sequence MIQIQQFTFNPLQENTYLLISEGKACIIIDPGCYYEIERKELLDFIQREKLHVVQLLNTHTHFDHIFGNTLIAKTFGLKPAFHAADQPVFDRATEVGVMYNIPFEPSVPPGRYLETGERIPFGDAELEVLFTPGHSPGSVSFYCEKEKFVIGGDVLFYQSIGRTDLPYGDHETLLTSIREQLFTLPDDVKVFPGHGPATTIGFEKKYNPFLQG
- a CDS encoding MATE family efflux transporter, whose translation is MDTVSFGAMSSVYAYITFINVILTYGMETTFFRFAKQGQERAVLSTSMISLIASSTIAFILFMLVRTPVINSPQGVMAGLTGHPSYYLYIVLVLCFDAVTAIPYAQLRLDGRPVRYAIIRIANILTNIFFNVFFLWLGPKLHASGVPFMPHPTTGGEQIGYIYLANVMGSGMTLLLFLPQILKIDWKINWPLWKQLLQYSLPLVVFGLAGMVNETLDRAWFLPTYLHMPLHEKQEALSIYSANYKMAIFITMFIQAFKMGAEPFFFKQSEGQNPQKVYARIMKLFVVLLCVMFLFVSLFLDIWKIFLVKNKFYQQGLFIVPVLLLANVFLGIYYNLTIWFKITDRTRTGAAITIITALLAWGCNAWWIPRMGYFGAALATMVCYLVQMVICWALGQKYYPVPYHLPRILTYIGSAVVVYYFFAWLTNHLLSPGAPYALTPATLGTGLLFFFAYLWFVLKMEKREFAKLPFVGKYIGKL